From the genome of Glycine max cultivar Williams 82 chromosome 2, Glycine_max_v4.0, whole genome shotgun sequence, one region includes:
- the LOC100776306 gene encoding protein LATERAL ROOT PRIMORDIUM 1 — MWSTPTRSINYPEMGMFVVAPASSFHPNLHHHHHHHHQPSPNDPAVMVDSLNPATALGVGVIPLLAPTPCHESDNNILGNRTRGGGIQFWQDQQQHNQGNYTKKPQQGLLDHNSNTSSGNLVQNSGGVTASGTSSGGTTCQDCGNQAKKDCTNRRCRTCCKSRGFDCPTHVKSTWVPAARRRERQLMTSATVAPVAGSSGSTSGTKKPRLIASQTTTTSHTSTSNTTPPRSFDTSSSHQDAGFKESLPGQVRAPAVFKCVRVTAVEDGQDEYAYQAVVKIGGHEFKGFLYDQGAENRDVYPNLSELHLGGGNGGSGGAGRNGVSSSSPMMDPNDVYAASGGGLLGGSSAYGNPMN; from the exons ATGTGGTCCACCCCAACTAGGTCAATCAATTACCCTGAAATGGGGATGTTCGTGGTGGCACCAGCTTCTTCCTTCCACCCTaatctccaccaccaccaccaccaccaccaccagccGTCGCCGAACGACCCCGCCGTCATGGTGGATTCACTCAACCCCGCCACTGCACTCGGCGTCGGCGTCATCCCCCTCCTCGCCCCGACGCCGTGCCACGAATCCGACAACAACATCCTCGGAAACAGGACACGTGGCGGTGGAATTCAGTTTTGGCAAGACCAACAACAACATAATCAAGGCAACTACACGAAGAAGCCCCAGCAGGGTCTTCTCGACCATAATAGTAACACCAGTTCGGGGAATTTGGTTCAGAACAGTGGCGGGGTAACTGCTTCTGGAACTAGTAGCGGAGGAACAACGTGCCAAGATTGTGGAAACCAGGCAAAGAAAGATTGTACCAATAGAAGGTGCAGAACTTGTTGCAAAAGCCGAGGCTTTGATTGCCCTACACATGTTAAGAGCACTTGGGTTCCCGCCGCACGCCGGAGAGAGCGCCAGCTCATGACGTCGGCCACCGTGGCGCCGGTTGCCGGCTCTAGTGGCTCCACTTCCGGCACTAAAAAACCTAGGCTCATTGCTTCACAAACCACAACAACCTCTCACACATCCACTTCTAACACCACCCCTCCTAGAAGCTTTGACACTAGCTCTAGCCATCAAG ATGCGGGGTTCAAAGAGTCATTACCGGGGCAAGTACGTGCACCAGCGGTTTTCAAGTGTGTAAGAGTGACGGCGGTGGAGGATGGGCAAGATGAGTATGCGTATCAGGCTGTGGTGAAGATTGGTGGCCACGAATTCAAAGGGTTTCTCTATGATCAAGGTGCGGAGAATAGGGATGTGTATCCTAACCTATCTGAGTTGCATTTGGGTGGTGGGAATGGTGGAAGTGGTGGTGCGGGAAGAAATGGGGTTTCATCTTCCTCTCCAATGATGGATCCTAATGATGTTTATGCAGCTTCGGGTGGAGGGTTATTAGGGGGTTCTTCAGCATATGGTAATCCAATGAATTGA